A window from Candidatus Zixiibacteriota bacterium encodes these proteins:
- a CDS encoding ATP-binding protein, whose product MINIYNAKGITVGFRKRPFLFSAIVGQEKLKTAYLANIVNPGIGGLLISGPKGTGKSTVVHSITTVLPDYDAVEDCDFNCDPDRPDRFCTLCHERSDD is encoded by the coding sequence TTGATTAATATCTACAATGCGAAAGGCATCACTGTGGGATTCCGGAAGAGACCGTTTCTATTCTCGGCTATTGTCGGACAAGAGAAACTCAAGACGGCATATCTCGCCAATATCGTCAATCCCGGCATCGGCGGCCTTCTGATATCTGGACCAAAGGGCACCGGCAAAAGCACAGTCGTGCATTCAATCACCACGGTATTGCCGGACTATGACGCTGTCGAGGACTGCGATTTCAATTGCGATCCCGACAGACCGGACAGATTCTGCACGCTCTGCCATGAGAGATCAGACGACTGA
- a CDS encoding toll/interleukin-1 receptor domain-containing protein produces the protein MANEEHVKILKQGVEAWNKWRKENPTLKPDFGADNYELHGANLNGRNLQGINLSDANLKSTILTAAHFGKRLTFVEGRTEFEAANLSNSDLSSAFLLEAEFHSTNLRNARLIKSHCYLTDFSGADLFGAVLIQAGLTGTIFSATDLTGADFTGAYLYQARFLSVNLTDAFGLDMCKHMSASSVDYQTLIKSKGLPDVFLRGCGLPDSLIDWYKLLHTKASEYYSCFISYSHDDKEFATHLFDALQNEGIRCWLDRHQILPGDDIRDQIDRGISRWDKVILCCSKSSLESYWVNTEIDKALRKEEQLWKERNQKTLAMIPLNLDGYLFDWQNSRASLLTDRHAENLVGWKKDRSKLQNSIARIKKALRADGEDRERPPNSLL, from the coding sequence ATGGCGAATGAAGAGCATGTGAAGATCTTGAAGCAGGGCGTTGAAGCTTGGAATAAGTGGAGGAAGGAGAATCCGACGCTGAAGCCAGACTTTGGTGCAGACAATTACGAATTGCATGGCGCAAATCTAAATGGAAGGAACCTACAGGGGATCAACTTATCTGACGCGAATTTGAAGTCAACAATACTGACTGCTGCGCATTTTGGCAAGAGGCTCACTTTTGTCGAGGGGCGCACGGAGTTCGAGGCGGCGAATCTAAGCAATTCCGACCTTTCCAGCGCATTTCTGTTGGAAGCGGAATTTCACTCTACAAATCTCCGGAATGCTCGACTCATCAAATCACACTGTTATCTCACAGATTTCTCAGGAGCCGACTTGTTCGGCGCTGTACTAATACAGGCCGGTTTAACTGGGACGATTTTCTCTGCGACTGATCTAACTGGAGCAGATTTCACAGGAGCCTACCTCTATCAAGCACGATTCCTGTCAGTAAACCTAACCGATGCATTTGGACTTGATATGTGCAAGCACATGTCAGCGAGCTCTGTAGACTATCAGACACTGATCAAGTCCAAGGGGCTTCCCGATGTGTTCCTCCGCGGCTGCGGCCTTCCGGACAGCCTGATCGACTGGTACAAACTCCTGCACACCAAGGCCAGCGAGTACTACTCCTGCTTCATCAGCTACAGTCACGATGACAAGGAGTTCGCTACTCATCTCTTTGATGCCCTGCAGAACGAAGGCATTCGATGTTGGCTAGACAGGCACCAGATACTGCCGGGCGACGACATTCGAGATCAGATAGATAGGGGCATCAGCAGGTGGGACAAGGTGATTCTTTGCTGCTCCAAATCGTCACTGGAAAGTTACTGGGTCAACACGGAGATCGACAAAGCGCTAAGGAAAGAAGAGCAACTATGGAAGGAGCGAAACCAGAAGACACTCGCCATGATTCCCCTGAACCTGGATGGTTATCTTTTTGACTGGCAGAACAGCCGGGCATCATTATTGACTGACAGACATGCTGAAAATCTTGTTGGCTGGAAGAAAGACAGGTCGAAACTACAGAACTCAATTGCTAGAATCAAGAAGGCACTGCGGGCAGATGGAGAAGATCGAGAACGACCGCCGAATTCTCTGCTGTAG
- a CDS encoding T9SS type A sorting domain-containing protein, whose protein sequence is MNFVTTTTRQMIVVATMISLLTCIAFAGGTPGSGERIDGVPEGCKIIEGDIIVPIDFEDQMTLGCMYNELWVNGVVPYEFDANVNSTNRTRALQAMSNWEEVSGVDFIPRTTQADYIHIQSSTGNNSFVGCIGGEQVVNIFNWTWEFIITHELGHALGLWHEQSREDRDDFVQINWGNIEAGRESNFYIHSPDSTWVGFMFGPYDFMSVMHYNDDAFSKNGLPTIDVLPPYEYFQDVIGQREMLSFVDQLTMSNLYGEASCFNGHKWDPNNDGLVLSVADLVYMISYLTSNNPQPVPSSVTASWEYDGWANPFFSCQPTYGDALQFSLYFLSGIDQLLTVPHPVEVPSQSGLQVLFPSPITATGSGSSTVTIRLRNNTWDDMYVWMVTIPIELPIVGGSQGSISYTWSNGLSAPGTSTTVRNISTQGSVEQNCILLIRAFDGSNADPLHLTPGQSVDLIDLTASWNLNWGSVSVNYDQYTRSPACVPVTSTSMTPAGITYKDGSTVPPIIGQSIWDAVYEGTYVDGDADGNGAVDIDDVVFSIEYIFAGGQPPIPYEAGDADCSGTVDIDDVVYLIEFIFAGGPAPGDCGGGKSAPPKTVVGSVGVVMSDGHDGGNSFTLSLDADREVQAAQFEFAASGDVSKLEARSLIDGVGVFFSETDGMFKVGLIDIYGQNMIPAGGIDIISISYEGDGKLELVNSAAVAEGGGRLETQLNRQTEGRMIPGSYALNQNYPNPFNPTTQISFSLPKDSRVTLAVYNIMGQSVATLVDDIMQAGEHNVTWHGTTDDGEPVSSGIYFYTISADDFTDARKMVLMK, encoded by the coding sequence CCCTGAGGGATGCAAGATCATAGAAGGGGACATCATAGTTCCCATCGATTTTGAAGATCAGATGACACTCGGCTGTATGTACAACGAGTTGTGGGTCAATGGAGTGGTACCCTACGAGTTCGACGCAAATGTAAACTCGACGAATCGGACTAGGGCACTCCAGGCGATGTCAAATTGGGAGGAAGTCTCTGGAGTAGATTTCATTCCTCGAACTACACAGGCCGATTACATCCATATTCAGAGTTCAACCGGTAACAACTCATTTGTCGGTTGTATCGGGGGAGAGCAGGTTGTTAACATCTTCAACTGGACCTGGGAATTCATCATCACACATGAGCTCGGACATGCGCTCGGACTCTGGCACGAACAGAGTCGCGAAGATCGCGATGATTTCGTGCAGATCAACTGGGGAAACATCGAAGCGGGTCGAGAATCCAATTTCTACATTCACTCGCCCGACTCGACATGGGTAGGCTTCATGTTCGGCCCGTACGACTTCATGTCGGTGATGCACTATAATGATGACGCATTCAGTAAGAACGGCCTCCCAACAATTGATGTATTGCCTCCGTACGAGTATTTTCAGGACGTCATTGGACAGCGTGAAATGCTGAGTTTCGTTGACCAGTTGACTATGTCGAATTTGTACGGCGAAGCGAGTTGCTTCAATGGCCACAAGTGGGATCCGAACAATGATGGCTTGGTGCTGTCTGTTGCAGACCTGGTCTATATGATATCTTACCTTACCAGCAACAACCCCCAGCCTGTCCCCTCCTCTGTTACAGCCAGTTGGGAGTATGACGGCTGGGCGAATCCCTTCTTCTCCTGCCAACCGACCTATGGCGATGCTTTACAATTCAGCCTCTATTTCCTATCGGGAATAGACCAACTCCTGACAGTTCCTCATCCGGTTGAGGTGCCGAGTCAATCCGGTCTTCAAGTCCTGTTTCCCAGTCCGATAACGGCGACAGGAAGTGGCTCCAGCACGGTTACGATTCGTCTGAGAAACAACACCTGGGACGATATGTATGTCTGGATGGTGACAATCCCGATTGAACTGCCCATCGTCGGGGGATCTCAGGGTTCCATCAGCTATACGTGGAGCAACGGACTGTCTGCTCCCGGAACGTCCACAACAGTTCGCAACATCTCGACTCAAGGGAGTGTTGAACAAAATTGTATTCTCCTCATTCGCGCTTTTGACGGATCAAACGCCGATCCGCTCCATCTGACACCGGGTCAGTCAGTCGATCTTATCGACTTGACAGCTAGCTGGAATCTCAACTGGGGGTCTGTCAGTGTTAACTATGATCAATACACTAGATCGCCCGCATGCGTCCCGGTTACGTCGACAAGCATGACGCCTGCCGGAATAACGTACAAGGATGGTTCGACTGTTCCTCCGATTATTGGCCAGTCGATCTGGGATGCTGTATACGAAGGTACTTACGTGGATGGCGACGCCGATGGCAACGGTGCTGTCGATATCGACGATGTCGTCTTCTCGATTGAATACATCTTCGCAGGCGGCCAGCCGCCAATTCCCTACGAGGCTGGTGACGCTGACTGCTCCGGCACAGTCGATATCGATGACGTAGTCTACCTCATCGAGTTCATATTCGCCGGTGGACCGGCACCGGGAGACTGCGGTGGTGGCAAGTCCGCACCACCCAAGACAGTGGTTGGCAGCGTCGGAGTGGTCATGAGTGATGGCCACGACGGCGGAAATTCGTTTACGCTGTCGCTGGATGCAGATCGAGAGGTGCAGGCTGCCCAGTTCGAGTTCGCGGCCTCCGGAGATGTTTCGAAACTGGAGGCAAGAAGTCTAATCGATGGTGTTGGCGTCTTCTTCAGCGAAACTGACGGTATGTTCAAGGTTGGGTTGATCGACATCTACGGTCAGAACATGATCCCCGCAGGTGGGATCGACATCATCAGTATCTCATACGAAGGTGATGGTAAGTTGGAACTTGTCAATTCGGCCGCTGTCGCCGAGGGCGGCGGCAGGCTCGAAACGCAACTCAACAGGCAGACCGAGGGCCGTATGATACCGGGTAGTTACGCACTCAATCAGAACTATCCCAACCCGTTCAATCCGACAACACAGATCAGCTTTAGCCTGCCGAAGGACTCGCGCGTCACGCTCGCAGTTTACAACATCATGGGCCAGAGTGTCGCTACACTCGTCGACGACATCATGCAGGCCGGAGAGCACAATGTCACATGGCATGGTACGACCGACGACGGCGAGCCGGTATCATCCGGTATCTATTTCTACACGATATCGGCGGACGACTTCACTGACGCCAGAAAGATGGTGCTCATGAAATAG